From Daucus carota subsp. sativus chromosome 6, DH1 v3.0, whole genome shotgun sequence:
CGTGTTCTGCCACCCATACTTCCGTGCCCTGCTCCACCCAGGCATTCTCAGGTACTatgaatgattatattattaacttaaaaaaaCAAGATCGAGTGAGACGGACTTGATTACCTACTCATACCCAAATCCTTGAGATCTTGATCTATTTCATTTTCCTTAGAAGATTCAATCATTTCTGATGCAAGCTTCATTTCAGCTTCAATATTCAAGCCATGGACATGTTTATCTGGTGTTTCATTCATACCAGCACTGTTTGCTGCATAATGCCCGTTACCGAATGATTCTTCAATGATCTTTCCCTCTGTTTGTCTAGAAGCATAAGCTGTGGCgaaaaaaatttaactaattacaacttaagTCTAATTATCGCTTAATAAATAATTAGCAGATGCTAGCCTTTTAAACCCGTGCGAAACACGTGCGGTTATatagttaataatttattatttataatttaaattttaatattctttcaTTAGTATTTTAacattaatgaattgaattttaattaaattatattaaccaattgattttttttcacgaaaatttagtttttacaatttattatctatttataaatattttttatgttattaatatgtaataatttattattcaattaattttaaatcagatttttcatatttcgtatatcttcGTATGTATGGAAAAAGATATTTGTCGTGTAACAGATTAGAATTAGAAAATGTTAcgtaataattattataatagaaCATGTTacagttaaaaagagttatataaagattattgttaaaaaaagttattcaaaattatatatttataattttatttttaacattattataattttttatgaaatattatatgataattatcatgagtgtttttagtatttgaaactgtagcaatgtaagagtaatagacgaatttggactacaaattatacccatggcAATTAACCTGTTGATACATGCACGTATAACTTGAGCTTTTTACACTTCTTAGCAAAATTTACAATCCGTGCAGCTCCTTTTGTGTTGATATCTAGAGCCACATCCAACCTGTCAGAAATAAGGCTGTGAGATGGACAAAACATAGAGGCTGTTTGTGCAggttttaaactgaaaaatattagTTTGTGTAATAAACCGGAAACTAACTTAAAGTCAGATATAAGCAAGAAACTGATTTAAAACGTGAAGTAAGTCTGAGATACTTTTTcgagtgacttaattttttattttttatatagaaGTTACCATGAGTCATAAATCACCCATAAATAACTTTTATTCTTAtagttacattttttaaaatccatgagttcaaaattattcaaacacACCTTATTATATTAAGTCATATTAAGTTACAAGTCAGTTCTGTCAAACGGCTCATATACAAAGTAGATTAAGTGTATCAAAAGGAGGCCCAGATATGTACCTTTGGTCGAATGTTGTAGTGGCTGCAGAATTGATGATCACATCCACTTCTCCTGCTATAAGATTAGCAACATCTTCCTCAATGCCTATATTCATTTCGCGCATATTTCCAGCCACAGGAACCAGCTTGCTCGAAATAAAACTCTCAAATAACATTTCATGCGTCTCTCTTAAACACTTGAAGAGCTCTGTATTTACTATCTGAGAGGCAATATGCAAAATTACATTACAATCATTAAATTCTGCATGCATGATGCATGGAAACTACAAAATGGGAACAAATGATTTATTCATCGACATACTTCATTCATTAATCTTTCCATTGCAGCCTCCTTATCGCTGGCTTTAATCAGCAGAAACAACTTATCCACCTCTGGGATCGTCCTCGGAATCTTCTCCACAAGAACTATACATATACATGTGGAACccgaattattaatataataataaattatcatttGAAGTGGTACTctacatatttataaaattaaattttaaaaataaaaataacttactaaaaaaagttaggattttcaacttctcagattctgatttataagtcgaaaattaacttataagttcgttacacaaacggtatgaaTAAGCTGTTTTTGACTTATAAGCCCAGAAGCTGCTTTATAAGCCCAGCCAAACACCCTCTTAAAATAAACTTTATATATTGAAGTAACAGAATGTACCTTTTGCTAAAAATCCAGTTGCACCAGTAATAAGAAGCTTCTTTCCACTAAAATACTCGATTATTCCAAGCCCTTCATGCACTTTTGGACTCAGCTGACTCTTAGTAACCGATACCGAGTTCTTTTCAGGTATACCACCGTTTTTCCGGTTGTTTGCTGATGAATAAAGAGCAGAGGAAAAGTTTTTGGAGATATGATGAACACAGAAGAACATATTAGTACTACTGCTCTTCTTTCTCAATAGTTTTGGAGTAGAAGGTCTGTTTATTCTTAAGCTTGTTCTACTGAAAATTATAGGAAAGAGATTTAATGAAACAGTACCCATGATCATTTTTCTTTCAACTCAAAATCCTACTGCAGTATGCTTTTAAGTTTTATCTACTGGTCTATCTATATAGCGATGTAACTAGTTGCATAGCAGACTTCACCGTCTATTTGTATAGGGTCGGAATTAATTGCATACCAGACTTCGTCgtctatttatataatattttagttagTTGCATACCAGACTTTATCGGACCAGACACTTCCATGTGAGAGTAATTTAGTGTACATCAATATTCTTTGATAACTGAATATACCCGAAACTTATGTCCAATCTCCATCCCTACCATAAATAATTAGGTGGGCTGCATCATATAAATAGAGTGGGCTGAAGTTTGGGGGGATTTTTGAATCATTTAATACATGCTTAGAAATCTAGAAACATGCAAGGATACTACATTTGAGATGAATGTTCGGTATAAATACGTAGATAAAAGATGAATGTTCGGTATCAATCATTCTCCAGTGTATCTTGTTTTATCGGACAATCGTATTTATCTCAATgatataagagcatcttcaacagTGCTGACTAAAAATATTAAGAATGCATTATTAGGAACTTTATATGACTCCTCTGCTCAGTCTTTTTCATCTACCTATTTATATTTGCGTACTTCATTTATCCAACTAATAAAAAATGTTGACAATCGTTTTTCTTAACACATTATATACTTTTTTTGATAACTTAACATCATATCATATCACAACCCAAATGTTAAGATATTTGGAGAACTTGAGTTCCAGCTGGAAGAACAAATCAGAAATGTCATACTACATGTACGAAATCGTCCTCTCAAGAAAATACATTATTCAGATTAATAATTAAAACGAAGGAATGATGCCAGTCTCCCAGTTCCTATCCAGAATATCTAGAGATGATTATAGTAAGGAATCTAGGCATCATAATGTGGAGTGAAGGCATTGAAGGTTTTGTCCTGAACAAATTACTTCAGGGCTGTCTCCTTCATAACATGCTTCCTTACACCATGAAAATGGACCCTTGTAATGTAATGTTTCCAATCTATGCAACTTACATCGAACTGAAACTCCTTTCGCTCTTCTTCAGACAAGCACTCCAATAGTTTCTCGACTTTGTTATTATCAAACCTGCAATTGAATAGGTGGtgaacttaaaatatataatttcagtATTGAGAGTTTGTAGCGGATTTAACAGACAGTTACCTTCCATCGAAGGTGGTGTAGGGTTGGTATAGATTAGCCATGTACTTAAAATGTTCTATTGATTTTCTTCGGATAAGTTCCTGTTTGGGAGAAATCTCATCATTGCTGTTAGTGCTCTTCATGCAGGACAACCAATCTTCAATAGAGGTGAAGAGCTTGAATGCTGAAATTTGGATTGGATTTCCCTCGCGATCAAAGCAGGGACTAATGCAGAAATGCTGATAGGCCAGGTCCACCAAATCCCGCATAATCAAAGGATTTGCAACAGATGAAGTAATTTGGTAGACATGATCATTAGAATTGCTGTCTTCTAGTTTACTTTCTTTGCCACCATGTTTTGCTATGGTGGCTAATATTGAATTTACAACGATGTCAGCCGGTACCTGTACATCGTGTTGAATGTAAGGAATACATTTTGCTATTCATATTTGCAGATTTTCAAGTTTGATTGGCGTTTCATATGTCAGGCTGTTTACAATTTATTTCTAGTTCACGAAATTATTTCAATTGTCACGAGTagaagaaattttaaattttaccacATCTAGAGCCATATTGGGATTTACAAAGAAACCAGGGAGCTTCCCTTTGCCATACAAGAGGATAATTGGATCCATCATCCTGTgcagaaaaaaaatcaaagttgTTAAAAGCTTTCAAGCAAACTAAAGTGTCAATAatcttatttaatttgatttctaATTAGTGTTAACATAAACTTTTATGTGTTGCATTTTTGTTAGTATGCGCCATGTTTAGAAACTAGaggtttgagaaaaaaaattaaagattgaATCAAACTAGAGGTTTGAATAAATGAAATATTAGTGTTTAATAGTTAGTAGATTGAAATAGAGTACTAAATccactaattttgaaaaacctgcttgaaggagttttaaaaattagagAATTGTCTCGTTTACAAATAACTAACTATCGTTTAACGGATCAAGGGTCAGGAGTTAATAGATGGGCGAAAAATGATATTTCAATATAGCTTACCTGTTACCTTCTATCCAACCAGGAATTGGTTCTTTTAAGGTGCTTTCAATAATACTAGGCCGAATTATGATCACAGGTAGTTCTCCTTTTGTATCTTCGACTACCATTTCGCCCATTGCTTTGGTAAACGAATACGTGTTCTGCCACCCATAGTTCCGTGCCCTGCTCCACCCAGGCATTCTCAAGTACtatgaataattatattatcaacTAATAAAAACAAGATCGAGTAAGACAGACTTGATTACCTACTCATACCCAAATCCTTGAGATTTTGATCTATTTCATTTTCCTTAAAAGATTCAAGCATTTCTGATGCAAGCTTTATTTCAGTTTCAATATCCAAGCCATGGACATGTTTATATAGTGTTTCATTCATACCAGCACTGTTTGCTACATAATGCCCCTTACCGAATGATTCTTCAATGATCTTTCCTTCTATTTGTCTAGAAGCATAAGCTGTAGTGAAAAAAGATTAACTAATTACAGCTTAAGTCTAATTATCTGTTAATGATAATTAGCAGATATGGTACTGGTTGATTACCTGTTGACACATGCACATATAACTTGAGCTTTTCACACTTCTTAGCAAAATTTATGATCCGCGCAGCTCCTTTTGTGTTAATATCTAGAGCAACATCGAACCTGTCAGAAATAAGGCTGTCAGACGGACAAAACATGTACAAAGTAGAATACATGTATCAAAAGCAGGCCTAGCTATGTACCTTTCGTCGAATGTTGTAGTGGCTGCAGAATTGATGATCACATCCACTTCTCCTGCTACAAGATTAGCAACATCTTCCTCAATGCCTATattcatttcacacatatttcCAGCCACAGGAACCAGCTTGCTCGAAATAAAACTCTCAAATAACGCTCCATGCTTCTCTCTTAAACACTTGAAGAGCTCTGTATTTATAATCTGAGACAGGCAATATGCAAAAGTACACTACAATCTTTAAATTCTGCGTGCATGATGCATGGAAATTAAAATTTGGGAACAAAGGCTTTATTTATCAACATACCTCATTCATTAATCTTTCCATTGCAGCCTCCTTATCCTTGGCTTTAATCAGCAGAAATATCTTATCCACCTCTGGCATGGTCCTCAGAATCTTCTCTACAagaactatatatatacatgtggaACCCAAATTTTCTCTTAAAAAAGAACTGTACAGTGCCATGCACCgaggaatttaaaataaattttgtacacactccatctcaaaataatagtcttgtttgatttgatttgatcaGTTTGATCAAATATCGACCCACAATTACACGTATTGTATAATTCAGAAACTTTTAAAAACTATATGATTAGAAAGCATATTTGATCTACTTTAACATGTATTTctcagttttaaaaattatagaagaatttttttttatatagggTCAAAATTTGGTTAATTTGATTATTGAAAAGTTAAACAAGACTATTATTTCAAGACGGTGAGAGTGTATGGAAGTAACAGAATGTACCTTTTGCTAAAAATCCAGTTGCACCAGTAACAAGAAGCTTCTTTCCACTAAAATACTCGACTATTCCAAGCCCTTCATGCACTTTTGGACTTAGCTGACTCTTAGTAATCGATACCGAGTTCTTTTCAGGCATACCACCATTTTTCCGATTATTTGCTGACCAATGTGGAGCAGAGGAAAAGTTTTTGGAGATTTGATCAACACAGAAGAACATATTAGTACTACTGCTCGTCTTTCTCAATAGTTTTGGAGTAGAAGCTCTGTTTATGCTTAGGCTTGGTCTACTGGAAATTATAGGAAAGAGATTTAATGAAACAACACTCATGATCATTTTTCTTTCAACTCAAAATCCTACTGCAGATGCTTTTAAGTTTTATCTActggtctatatatatatagtgattcAACTAGTTGCATTTTCATCGTCTATGCGTCTTAATTAATTGCATACCAGAGTTCGTTGtgtatttataattagttgcaTACCAAACTTCATCGGATTAAACTTTTTCATGTAAGAGCAATTTGTTTTGTACGATATTCTTTGATAACTGAATAGTACCTAAAACTTATGTCCAATCTCCATCCCATCATCCCATTATATAAATAAGGTGGGTTGTATCAGATAAATAAGGTGGGCTGAGATATGGAtgcatttttgaattatttaataatcaGAAAATACATGCTTAGAAGTTAGAAACTTAGAATGGCTTTTAGGATCGcgttctatttatttttaataaaagaaaaatatctaaaaaatatatatatttccttaaGTGTGTAATCTGACTCATGTTACATTTCTTGTGGAAAATGAAAATTCCTGCTTAATTTTCTCGACTACAAGATTGTCCGGTTACTTTTCAGGTATACCACCATTTTTCTGATTATTTGCTGACTAATGAGGAGCAGAGGAAAAGTTTTTGGAGATTTGATCAACACAGAAGAACATATCAGTACTACTGCTCTTCTTTTTCAATAGTTTTGGAGTAGAAGCTCTATT
This genomic window contains:
- the LOC135146701 gene encoding fatty acyl-CoA reductase 2, chloroplastic-like, which codes for MIMSVVSLNLFPIISSRPSLSINRASTPKLLRKTSSSTNMFFCVDQISKNFSSAPHWSANNRKNGGMPEKNSVSITKSQLSPKVHEGLGIVEYFSGKKLLVTGATGFLAKVLVEKILRTMPEVDKIFLLIKAKDKEAAMERLMNEIINTELFKCLREKHGALFESFISSKLVPVAGNMCEMNIGIEEDVANLVAGEVDVIINSAATTTFDERFDVALDINTKGAARIINFAKKCEKLKLYVHVSTAYASRQIEGKIIEESFGKGHYVANSAGMNETLYKHVHGLDIETEIKLASEMLESFKENEIDQNLKDLGMSRARNYGWQNTYSFTKAMGEMVVEDTKGELPVIIIRPSIIESTLKEPIPGWIEGNRMMDPIILLYGKGKLPGFFVNPNMALDVVPADIVVNSILATIAKHGGKESKLEDSNSNDHVYQITSSVANPLIMRDLVDLAYQHFCISPCFDREGNPIQISAFKLFTSIEDWLSCMKSTNSNDEISPKQELIRRKSIEHFKYMANLYQPYTTFDGRFDNNKVEKLLECLSEEERKEFQFDVSCIDWKHYITRVHFHGVRKHVMKETALK
- the LOC108224442 gene encoding fatty acyl-CoA reductase 2, chloroplastic, giving the protein MIMGTVSLNLFPIIFSRTSLRINRPSTPKLLRKKSSSTNMFFCVHHISKNFSSALYSSANNRKNGGIPEKNSVSVTKSQLSPKVHEGLGIIEYFSGKKLLITGATGFLAKVLVEKIPRTIPEVDKLFLLIKASDKEAAMERLMNEIVNTELFKCLRETHEMLFESFISSKLVPVAGNMREMNIGIEEDVANLIAGEVDVIINSAATTTFDQRLDVALDINTKGAARIVNFAKKCKKLKLYVHVSTAYASRQTEGKIIEESFGNGHYAANSAGMNETPDKHVHGLNIEAEMKLASEMIESSKENEIDQDLKDLGMSRARKYGWQNTYAFTKAMGEMVVEDTKGELPVIIIRPSIIESTFKEPIPGWIEGNRMIDPIILLYGKGKLPGFFVNPNMALDLVPADIVVNSTLAAIAKHGGKESKQEDSNSNDHVYQFTSSVANPLIMRDMADLVYQHFSVSPCFDCEGNPVQISAFKFFDFIEDLLADMKSTHDNEEISPKQELIQRKSIEHFKYMADLYEPYAFFDGRFDNNKVEKLWECLSEEERKEFGFDVSSIDWKDYIIRVHIHGLRKHVMKETVLK